One Peromyscus leucopus breed LL Stock chromosome 6, UCI_PerLeu_2.1, whole genome shotgun sequence genomic region harbors:
- the Kcna3 gene encoding potassium voltage-gated channel subfamily A member 3, with the protein MTVVPGDHLLEPEAAGGGGDPPQGGCGGGGGGGGCDRYEPLPPALPAAGEQDCCGERVVINISGLRFETQLKTLCQFPETLLGDPKRRMRYFDPLRNEYFFDRNRPSFDAILYYYQSGGRIRRPVNVPIDIFSEEIRFYQLGEEAMEKFREDEGFLREEERPLPRRDFQRQVWLLFEYPESSGPARGIAIVSVLVILISIVIFCLETLPEFRDEKDYPASQSQDVFEATNNSTSGVASGASSFSDPFFVVETLCIIWFSFELLVRFFACPSKATFSRNIMNLIDIVAIIPYFITLGTELAERQGNGQQAMSLAILRVIRLVRVFRIFKLSRHSKGLQILGQTLKASMRELGLLIFFLFIGVILFSSAVYFAEADDPSSGFNSIPDAFWWAVVTMTTVGYGDMHPVTIGGKIVGSLCAIAGVLTIALPVPVIVSNFNYFYHRETEGEEQAQYMHVGSCQHLSSSAEELRKARSNSTLSKSEYMVIEEGGMNHSAFPQTPFKTGNSTATCTTNNNPNSCVNIKKIFTDV; encoded by the coding sequence ATGACCGTGGTGCCCGGGGACCACCTGCTGGAGCCAGAGGCGGCGGGTGGCGGTGGGGACCCGCCTCAGGGTggctgtggcggcggcggcggtggcggcggctgcGACCGCTACGAGCCGCTGCCGCCCGCGCTGCCCGCCGCGGGCGAGCAGGACTGCTGCGGGGAGCGCGTGGTCATCAACATCTCGGGGCTGCGCTTCGAGACGCAGCTCAAGACCCTCTGCCAGTTCCCCGAGACGCTGCTGGGCGACCCCAAGCGGCGCATGCGGTACTTCGACCCGCTTCGCAATGAGTACTTCTTCGACCGCAACCGACCCAGCTTCGACGCCATCCTCTACTACTACCAGTCCGGGGGCCGCATCCGCCGGCCGGTCAACGTGCCCATCGACATCTTCTCCGAGGAGATCCGCTTCTACCAGCTGGGcgaagaggccatggagaagttcCGTGAGGATGAGGGCTTCCTGCGGGAGGAGGAGCGGCCCCTGCCCCGCCGAGACTTCCAGCGCCAGGTGTGGCTGCTCTTCGAATACCCCGAGAGCTCGGGGCCGGCCCGGGGCATTGCCATCGTGTCGGTGCTGGTCATCCTCATCTCCATTGTCATCTTCTGCCTGGAGACCTTGCCCGAGTTCCGCGACGAGAAAGACTACCCCGCCTCCCAGTCCCAGGACGTGTTCGAGGCCACCAACAACAGCACGTCGGGGGTAGCCTCTGGGGCCTCCAGCTTCTCAGACCCCTTCTTTGTGGTGGAAACCCTGTGCATCATCTGGTTCTCCTTTGAGCTGCTGGTGCGGTTCTTCGCTTGCCCCAGTAAAGCCACCTTCTCCAGAAATATCATGAACCTCATAGACATTGTGGCCATCATCCCTTATTTCATCACTCTGGGCACTGAGCTGGCTGAGCGACAGGGTAATGGGCAGCAAGCCATGTCTCTGGCCATCCTGAGGGTCATCCGCCTAGTAAGGGTCTTCCGCATCTTCAAGCTCTCCCGCCACTCTAAGGGGCTGCAGATCCTGGGGCAGACACTGAAGGCTTCCATGCGAGAGCTGGGGctgctcatcttcttcctcttcataggGGTCATCCTCTTCTCCAGTGCCGTCTACTTTGCTGAGGCAGACGACCCTTCTTCGGGTTTTAACAGTATCCCGGATGCCTTCTGGTGGGCAGTGGTAACCATGACAACTGTCGGTTACGGTGATATGCACCCAGTGACCATAGGAGGCAAGATTGTGGGCTCTCTTTGTGCCATCGCAGGTGTCTTGACCATTGCACTGCCAGTCCCTGTAATTGTTTCCAACTTCAATTACTTCTACCACCGGGAGACAGAAGGGGAAGAGCAAGCCCAGTACATGCACGTGGGAAGTTGCCAGCACCTCTCCTCTTCAGCTGAGGAGCTCCGAAAAGCCCGGAGTAACTCCACCCTGAGTAAGTCGGAGTATATGGTGATCGAAGAGGGGGGTATGAACCACAGCGCTTTCCCCCAGACACCTTTCAAAACGGGAAACTCCACTGCCACGTGCACCACGAACAATAATCCCAACTCCTGTGTCAACATTAAAAAGATATTCACTGATGTCTAA